The sequence below is a genomic window from Rhodospirillales bacterium.
GCAGAAATTGTTCGCCCAGTTCGGCCTTGGCGACGAAGCTGAACGGCCGCGGGATGGCGGCGGTAAGCACGAAACCGTCGAGATAGCTCGCGTGGTTGGCGACGAACACGCAAGGCCGGTTCCGGGGCGGCACGTTCTCCAGGCCTCGGACCGTGAGCGACACGCCCGCGAGGCGCGCGAGCAGCCGGAAGATCGCGCGCATCGACGCCCAGCGCGCGGATTCGAACGGAATCAGGACCAAGGCGGGTAACAGAACGATCAGGGTCAGCACCGCGAGACCCCAGGCCCAGGCGGCGTAGGCGCCGGCAACGACGCGCGCGACCGACCGCCGCACGGTGGGAACCAGCGCGGCGAACGCCATCCGCGCCATCAGCCGCCAGCGCGCGGTTCGGGTCTTGCCCACGCCGCCCCGCAGATAAAGCTCGCGCGTCGCGTCGCGCCGGATTTTTCCCGACGACGTCTTGAGCACGGTATTGGGCGGCGCCAGCACCACTTCGTCCGGCGGCTCGCCCGCGAGCTCGGTGACAATGGCGTTGATCTTGGCGCGCATGTCGCCGCGGACGGCCTCCTTGCTGCGGGTTTCGGCCAGCACCACGAGGCGTTCGGTGCCGCTCGCCGCGTCGGGCACGCCGAACACGGCGACGTTGCCCTCGCGCACACCTTCAACCGCTCCCACCGCGCCCTCGATCTCGGTCGGATAAATGTTGCGTCCGGCGCGGATGATCATGTCCTTGGTGCGGCCGGTGATGTGGATGTCGCCGCCCGCGAAATAGCCGCGATCGCCGGTTTCCAGCCATTCACCGCGAAACAACTTTTGGGTTTCGTCGGGCCGGCGGAAGTAGCCGCTGGTCGCCGACGGCCCCCGGAACTGGATACGGCCTTCCCGCCGCTCGGGCAGTTCGCGGTCGTTGGCGTCGGCCACCCGGATCTGATGGCCGGGGATGGGATGGCCGCAGGCCGGAAAACGGAGCGCGTGCGCGTCGTCCGGGGCGGCCGGAACCGCGTGCCCCGAACGCATGAAAGTGTCGCGCTCGATCCGGTCGACCACCGGCCCGCGCCCGAGCGGGGGAAAGGCAAGCCCGACGGAATTTTCGGCGAGCCCGTAGACCGGCATCAGGGATTCGCGCCGGAAGCCCGCCTTGGCGAACCGCGCGCAAAACCGCTCCAGGGTGTCGGGGTTGACCGCTTCGGCGCCGTTGAAGGCGCAACGCCAGCTCGAAAGGTCGAGGGCGGCGATCTCGCGTTCGTCGATCCGTTTCAGGCACAACTCGTAGGCGAAATTGGGCGCGGCCGAGAGCGTGCCCCGGTAACGGTGAATGGCGCGCAGCCATCGCTCGGGCCGGGCGATGAACGCCATTGGCGGCATGATCACCAGCGGCACCGCGTGATAGAGGCTGCCGAACCAGGCGCCGATCAGGCCCATGTCGTGATAGAGCGGCAGCCAGCTCACGAACACGTCGGTGGACGCCGCCCGGGTCGCCTCGCCCATGGCGCGAATGTTGGCGAGCAGATTGGCGTGCGTCAGCACCACCCCTTTGGGATTGCCGGTCGAGCCCGAAGTGTATTGGAGAAACGCCGTTTCCTCCGGCCCGCGCGCGACCGGGACGAAGGCGTGGCCGCCCGCTGTCAATTCGGCGACCGTCACCGTTTCGCGCAAAGTCGGCACCTCGGCTTCGAGCAGGCGCGTAAACGGTTTAACCTCGGGAACCGTGATCAGGATTCCGGCCTGGCAATTGGCGACCACGCCGGCATAGCGGCGAAGGTGTTCCTCGGCCTGGGTCAGGCGCGCGGGCGGATAAAGCGGCGCCGGCACCGCGCCCGCCAGCAGCACGCCGAAGAACGCGACGAAATAATCGCGGCCGGTCGGCAGCATGAGGGCGACCGCCTCGTCCGGCTTGACGTCGCGGGCCTGCAAGCCAGCGGCGATCCGCTCCGCTTCCGCGAGCAGCGCGCGGTGGGTGATGACCTCGCCGTCGTTGTCGTCGGCGTAGAGGCGGATGTGCGGCCGGTCGGGGTGGGCGTTCGCGTGCCAACCGAGCACGTCGATCAGGGTGCGCGCGGCAACGGGAAGATCGCCGGTTTCGGCGAGCGTGACCGCGCTGACCTCGGGCGGGGCCCAGCCTCGGCCGCGCGCTTCCGCCGCCAGCACGGCGCGCAGGATGTCGCGCGGGGTTTCGATGGCCGACATCGCCTCGTCGCCGATGGCGACGCCGAAATCGCGTTCGGTGCGCGCGACCAGCTCGACCCGACCCAGGCTGTCGAGGCCGAGATCCTTGTCGAGGCGCGAATCGAGGCCCATCGCGAGCGTCGCGGCGCGGCCGGGATTGACCTCCCGGACGAACGTCCGCGTCGCCTCCAGCACGCGCTCGGCGGCTCGCCGCTGGTCGCGCCCGACTTGTGGCGTATCCGTCATTTTCTGTCGTCCCCTGGCCCTTGAAGGATACCTGGAAACGGGGCGGCGGGCGAACCGCCAGGTGACGCCCACTTGCTTTCGAATGTAAGGTGATATATATTCGTCTTACTTTAACATTTAATCATACTTATTCAATATAGGGGACGTTCGATGGAAAGCTATATGACAGTTAAGGGACAGATCGTCATTCCCTCGAAAATTCGGCGGAAGTTCGGAATTAGGGAAGGAACCCGCATGCAGGTCGATATGGATGAGCAGACGCATCGGATCATCCTTACGCCCGTCACGCGCGATTACATCCAGAAACTGCGGGGAAAATACAAAGGCAAGGGACTGTTGGCGGCGTTGGCGGCGGAAAAAAAGCGCGAACGGGAACGCTGATGGCGCGCAAACCCAAGACCCTGGTGTTCGATTCGTGGGCGGTGTTGGCGTATCTGGGGGACGAGATTTCCGGTCAAGAAGTCGCCGAGCTGATCGCTGGCGCCCACGAAGACCGCACGCCTATGTTCATGTCCGTCGTGAACGCGGGCGAGGTCTGGTACATCATCGCCCGGGAAGCGTCGGAGGCGGAGGCCGACAAGGCAATCGACGATCTAAAACGCCTCGGCATCGAATTTATCGACGCGGATTGGCCGCTCGCCCGAATCGCGGGATCGTTCAAGGCGCACAACAAGATGTCTTACGCCGACTGCTTCGCGGCGGCTCTTGCCAAGGATCGCAAATCCGATCTCGTCACCGGGGACAAGGAATTCAAGCAGATCGAGGCGGAGATCAGCATTCGTTGGCTTTAATTGTATTCCTAATCGCGAAGCAATCGCAAACTGCGCCGTTGACGCCACGCCACGCGCCGCTTATAAGCGCCGCGGGCCACGACCTCCCAACGGGTCGCGCCCTTCTGCAAGGAAGGGATACACGATGAAAACGTCACCAGCGTCGGGCATGGGCCCGGCAGCTTCGCTTATCAAGCCGGCGTCGCGTCCGGCGGTTCCCAATTTTTCGTCCGGCCCCTGCGCCAAGCGACCCGGTTGGTCGCCGGCCGCCCTTTCCGGCGCGCTCACCGGGCGTTCCCACCGCTCCAAGCCGGGCAAGGCGCGCATCAAGGACGTGCTTCTCCGCACGCGCGCGATCCTCGGCCTGCCCGCCGATTACCGCGTCGCCATCGTTCCCGCGTCCGACACCGGCGCGTTCGAAATGGCGCTGTGGTCGCTGTTGGGCGCGCGCGGCGTCGACGTGCTCGCCTGGGAAAGCTTCGGCTTGGGCTGGGTCAACGACGTCGTCAAACACCTCAAAATCAAAGATGCGCGCGCGATCGAGGCGCCCTACGGCGAGTTACCCGACCTTCCCCGGGTCGATTTCGACCGCGACGTGGTGTTCACCTGGAACGGCACCACCTCGGGCGTGCGGGTGCCGGACGGCGACTGGATCGCCGCCGACCGGGGTGGGCTTACCATCTGCGACGCGACCTCGGCGGTGTTCGCCTACGACCTGCCGTGGGCGAAACTCGACGTCGCCACCTATTCCTGGCAGAAGGTCCTGGGCGGCGAGGCGCAGCACGGAATTTTGATTCTCAGCCCGCGCGCGGTGGAGCGCCTCGAAACCCATACGCCGCCGTGGCCGCTCCCGAAGATTTTCCGCCTGACCAAGGGTGGCAAGCTGATGGAGGGCGTGTTCGAAGGCGAGACCATTAACACGCCCTCGATGCTCTGCGTCGAGGACGCCCTCGACGGCCTCAAATGGGTCGAGCAGATCGGCGGCCTCAAGGGCCTGATGGCGCGCTGCGAGAAGAACGCCGCCGCCATCGACCGCTGGGTCGCGCGCACGCCGTGGATCGAGAATCTCGCGCGCGATCCCCGGACGCGCTCGCGCACGTCGGTCTGTCTCGTCTTCACCGATCCGGCGGTCGCCAAGCTCGCGCCCGAGGCGCGCGTCACCTTCGCGCGCCGGGTTTCGGGCCTGCTGGAGGCGGAAAACGCCGGCTACGACATCGCGCACCATCGCGACGCCCCGGCCGGGCTGCGCCTATGGTCCGGCGCGACGGTGGAAACGTCCGACCTCGAAGCCCTGTTCCCGTGGATCGAATGGGCCTTCGCCGTCGCCAAGGCGGAGTTGGTGCCATGACCCAGCCTAAGGTCCTGATCGCCGACGATATGAGCCCGCTCGCCACCGACACGTTCCGCGCACGGGGTGTGGCGGTCGATGTCAAGACCGGGCTCGCCCCGGATGCGCTCGCGGCGGTTCTCAAGGAGTACGACGGACTCGCGGTGCGCTCGGCGACCAAGGTCAGGGCGGCGACGCTGGCGAACGCTTCCCGCCTCAAGGTGATCGGCCGGGCCGGCATTGGCGTCGACAACATCGATGTTCCGGCCGCGACCGCGCGCGGCGTCGTGGTGATGAACACGCCCTACGGCAACTCCATCACCACCGCCGAGCATGCCATCGCCCTGATGATGGCGCTTGCCCGCCAGATCCCCGAGGCCAACGCCTCGACCCACGCCGGCAAGTGGGAGAAGAACACCTTCATGGGCGTCGAACTGATGGGCAAGACCCTGGGCATCATCGGTTGCGGCAACATCGGCACCGTGGTCGCCGACCGGGCCCAGGGCCTGAAGATGAAGGTGATCGCCTACGATCCCTTCCTGGTGCCGGACCGCGCGGCCGAACTGGGGGTCGAGAAGGTCGAATTGGACGAACTGCTCGCGCGCGCGGATTTTATCAGTCTGCACACGCCCTTGACCGACTCGACCCGCAACATCCTGGACGCCAGGGCGCTGGCCAAGACCAGGAAGGGCGTGCGCATCGTCAACTGCGCGCGCGGCGGCCTGATCGTCGAGGCGGATTTGAAGGCGGCGCTGGAGCGGGGCCAGGTCGCGGGCGCCGCCCTCGACGTGTTCGCCGATGAACCGGCGCGGACCAACCCGCTGTTCGGGATGAAGAACGTGGTGGCGACGCCGCATCTCGGCGCCGCGACCGCCGAGGCGCAGGAAAAGGTCGCATTCCAGATCGCCGAGCAGATGGCGGATTTTCTCCTCACCGGCGCGGTCACCAACGCCCTCAATATGCCTTCGATGACCGCCGAGGAGGCGCCCCGGCTCAAGCCCTACATGAAGCTCGCCGAGCGGCTCGGCAGCTTCGCCGGCCAGGCGACCGAGACCTCGATCAAGGCGGTGACCGTGGAATACGAAGGCGCGGTCGCCGCCCTCAACATCAAGCCGCTGACCGCGGTGGTGCTCCAGGGTCTGCTCGCGCCGCTGCTGGAAACGGTCAACATGGTGAGCGCGCCGGCGATCGCGCGCGAGCGCGGCCTCGAGGTGCGCGAGGTCCGCAACGAACGGGCCGCGGCCTACCAAACGCTCATTCGCCTGACCGTGACCACCGAGACCCAGACCCGCGCCGTCGCCGGGACGCTGTTCAACGACGAGCCCCGCATCGTCGACATCAAGGGCATTCCGATCGACGCCCGGCTCGCGCCGCACATGATCTACGTCACCAACCGCGACAAGCCGGGGTTCATCGGCGCGCTCGGCACGCTCTTGGGCAACGCCGGCATCAACATCGCGACCTTCCATTTGGGGCGCGACGCGCCGGGCGGCGACGCGGTCGCCCTGATCGAGGTCGATCAGGAGATCGACGAGAATTTGGCCGCCGCGATCCGCAAACTGCCCCAGGTCATGCGCTGCAAGCCGATGCGGTTTTAGCTTCCGCTCAAAAGCCCGGGTTGCCTCCTGCCCGGCCGGGGTGTTTAATCACTCTTAATAACACCCTAAGGGAGGGCCCCGCCGATGATGATGGCGCTGCATATCGATCCGAAAAAGTGCACCGGCTGCCTGCAGTGCGAACTCGCCTGCAGCTACGACAACGAGGGGGTCTTCAACCCCGCCAAGTCGCGCATCAAGGTTTTCAATTTCCACGACGAGGGGCGCTTCGTCCCCTACACCTGCACCCAGTGCGCCGAAGCCTGGTGCCAGCAGGCGTGTCCGGTCGACGCCATTTCAGTCGACGCCAAGACCGGGGCCAAGGTTGTCTCCGACTCCCTGTGCGTGGGGTGCAAGGTCTGCACCATCGCCTGCCCGTTCGGCACGGTGAACTACAACGCGTCCACCGGCAAGGTCCTGAAGTGCGACCTCTGCGGCGGCGACCCCGAATGTGCTAAGGCCTGCCCGACCCAAGCGATCACCTACGTCGACGCCAACTGGACGGGCTTGGAAAAGATGCGCGCCTGGGCGGCGAAAACCGATACCGGCGCGCGCGCAACTCATTAATTGGGACAGGGGAGGACACCATCATGGCATGGGCTGGAAAAATTCTCCGCGTCGACCTGACCAAGGGCACGTGCAAGGACGAACCGCTGCGCATGGACTGGGCCAAGCTCTATCTCGGCCAGCGCGGGCTCGCGACCAAGTATCTGGCCGAGGAAATCGACCCCAAGGTCGATCCCCTCTCGCCCGGCAACAAGCTGATCATGACCACCGGGCCCTTGACCGGCACCAACGCCTCGACCGCCGGGCGCTACTCGGTGGTGACCAAGGGCGCGCTCACCGGCGCTATCGCCTGCTCTAATTCGGGCGGCTTCTTCGGCAACGAGATGAAGAACGCCGGCTACGACATGATCAT
It includes:
- a CDS encoding 4Fe-4S dicluster domain-containing protein; the protein is MMMALHIDPKKCTGCLQCELACSYDNEGVFNPAKSRIKVFNFHDEGRFVPYTCTQCAEAWCQQACPVDAISVDAKTGAKVVSDSLCVGCKVCTIACPFGTVNYNASTGKVLKCDLCGGDPECAKACPTQAITYVDANWTGLEKMRAWAAKTDTGARATH
- a CDS encoding AMP-binding protein, yielding MTDTPQVGRDQRRAAERVLEATRTFVREVNPGRAATLAMGLDSRLDKDLGLDSLGRVELVARTERDFGVAIGDEAMSAIETPRDILRAVLAAEARGRGWAPPEVSAVTLAETGDLPVAARTLIDVLGWHANAHPDRPHIRLYADDNDGEVITHRALLAEAERIAAGLQARDVKPDEAVALMLPTGRDYFVAFFGVLLAGAVPAPLYPPARLTQAEEHLRRYAGVVANCQAGILITVPEVKPFTRLLEAEVPTLRETVTVAELTAGGHAFVPVARGPEETAFLQYTSGSTGNPKGVVLTHANLLANIRAMGEATRAASTDVFVSWLPLYHDMGLIGAWFGSLYHAVPLVIMPPMAFIARPERWLRAIHRYRGTLSAAPNFAYELCLKRIDEREIAALDLSSWRCAFNGAEAVNPDTLERFCARFAKAGFRRESLMPVYGLAENSVGLAFPPLGRGPVVDRIERDTFMRSGHAVPAAPDDAHALRFPACGHPIPGHQIRVADANDRELPERREGRIQFRGPSATSGYFRRPDETQKLFRGEWLETGDRGYFAGGDIHITGRTKDMIIRAGRNIYPTEIEGAVGAVEGVREGNVAVFGVPDAASGTERLVVLAETRSKEAVRGDMRAKINAIVTELAGEPPDEVVLAPPNTVLKTSSGKIRRDATRELYLRGGVGKTRTARWRLMARMAFAALVPTVRRSVARVVAGAYAAWAWGLAVLTLIVLLPALVLIPFESARWASMRAIFRLLARLAGVSLTVRGLENVPPRNRPCVFVANHASYLDGFVLTAAIPRPFSFVAKAELGEQFL
- a CDS encoding AbrB/MazE/SpoVT family DNA-binding domain-containing protein, which codes for MESYMTVKGQIVIPSKIRRKFGIREGTRMQVDMDEQTHRIILTPVTRDYIQKLRGKYKGKGLLAALAAEKKRERER
- a CDS encoding type II toxin-antitoxin system VapC family toxin, whose product is MARKPKTLVFDSWAVLAYLGDEISGQEVAELIAGAHEDRTPMFMSVVNAGEVWYIIAREASEAEADKAIDDLKRLGIEFIDADWPLARIAGSFKAHNKMSYADCFAAALAKDRKSDLVTGDKEFKQIEAEISIRWL
- a CDS encoding phosphoglycerate dehydrogenase — its product is MTQPKVLIADDMSPLATDTFRARGVAVDVKTGLAPDALAAVLKEYDGLAVRSATKVRAATLANASRLKVIGRAGIGVDNIDVPAATARGVVVMNTPYGNSITTAEHAIALMMALARQIPEANASTHAGKWEKNTFMGVELMGKTLGIIGCGNIGTVVADRAQGLKMKVIAYDPFLVPDRAAELGVEKVELDELLARADFISLHTPLTDSTRNILDARALAKTRKGVRIVNCARGGLIVEADLKAALERGQVAGAALDVFADEPARTNPLFGMKNVVATPHLGAATAEAQEKVAFQIAEQMADFLLTGAVTNALNMPSMTAEEAPRLKPYMKLAERLGSFAGQATETSIKAVTVEYEGAVAALNIKPLTAVVLQGLLAPLLETVNMVSAPAIARERGLEVREVRNERAAAYQTLIRLTVTTETQTRAVAGTLFNDEPRIVDIKGIPIDARLAPHMIYVTNRDKPGFIGALGTLLGNAGINIATFHLGRDAPGGDAVALIEVDQEIDENLAAAIRKLPQVMRCKPMRF
- a CDS encoding phosphoserine transaminase, coding for MGPAASLIKPASRPAVPNFSSGPCAKRPGWSPAALSGALTGRSHRSKPGKARIKDVLLRTRAILGLPADYRVAIVPASDTGAFEMALWSLLGARGVDVLAWESFGLGWVNDVVKHLKIKDARAIEAPYGELPDLPRVDFDRDVVFTWNGTTSGVRVPDGDWIAADRGGLTICDATSAVFAYDLPWAKLDVATYSWQKVLGGEAQHGILILSPRAVERLETHTPPWPLPKIFRLTKGGKLMEGVFEGETINTPSMLCVEDALDGLKWVEQIGGLKGLMARCEKNAAAIDRWVARTPWIENLARDPRTRSRTSVCLVFTDPAVAKLAPEARVTFARRVSGLLEAENAGYDIAHHRDAPAGLRLWSGATVETSDLEALFPWIEWAFAVAKAELVP